One region of Salvia miltiorrhiza cultivar Shanhuang (shh) chromosome 3, IMPLAD_Smil_shh, whole genome shotgun sequence genomic DNA includes:
- the LOC131016187 gene encoding CSC1-like protein At4g02900, whose product MASVQDIVVAAAINLLSVLAFLLAFAFLRLQPFFDRVYFPKWYKKGIRESPKSSGPVMKKFLNLDFRTYLRFWKWMPEALRMPEPELIEHAGLDAAVYVRIYLLGLKIFVPIAFLAFSVLVPINWTGESLDKIKDITYSNIDKLSISNIPPGSLRFIAHIAMAYIFTFWTCYSLYKEYKIVMTKRLEFLAAENRRPDQFTVLVRNVPPDPDESVSEHVEHFFCVNHADTYLMHQVVYNANKLANLVETKKSLHNWQTYYQTRYERNPKVRPRTKTGLWGLWGENVDAIDYYTAEIEKISEEEAAEREKVMSDPNAIVPAAFVSFKSRWGAAVCAQTQQSSNPTIWLTEWAPEPRNVYWENLAIPYVELAVKRLLMAVAMFFLTFFFMIPIAFVQSMASIEGIEKVFPFLKSVIETERVKSVVQGFLPGIALKIFLILLPTILMAMSKVEGLTSFSSLDRRTAGKYHFFIIVNIFFGSIITGAAFEQLQKFLNQAPSEIPRTVGVAIPMKATFFITYIMVDGWAGIAAEVLRLIPLVLFHLKNTFIVKTEKDREEAMDAGGINFYITEPRIQLYFLLGLVYATVTPFILPFIIVFFAFAYLVFRHQIINVYDQKYESAASFWPDVHRRVIIGLIISQLLLMGLLSTKSVAKSTPVLIVLPVLTIWFHIFCKGRFESAFLRFPLQDAVIKDTLEKATEPNLDLKAYLQDAYTHPVFKPVEIERSVFHDEEENSPLVTTKRTTRRDGGGGGGGGGSKPDSGRVTPQVVLD is encoded by the exons ATGGCTAGCGTTCAAGATATTGTCGTAGCAGCTGCCATCAATCTTTTATCTGTATTGGCATTTCTTCTAGCTTTTGCATTCTTAAGGCTCCAACCTTTTTTTGATAGAGTGTACTTCCCAAAATGGTACAAGAAGGGCATACGAGAAAGCCCCAAGAGTTCGGGGCCTGTGATGAAGAAATTCTTGAACTTAGATTTCAGAACATATTTAAGGTTTTGGAAATGGATGCCTGAGGCATTAAGAATGCCGGAGCCTGAGCTGATAGAACATGCAGGACTCGATGCTGCTGTGTATGTAAGGATTTATCTTCTTGG ATTAAAAATCTTTGTCCCTATTGCTTTCCTTGCATTTTCTGTACTGGTGCCTATCAATTGGACTGGGGAATCACtggataaaataaaagatataacGTACAGCAACATAGACAAGCTTTCTATATCTAATATACCGCCAGGATCTTTGAG GTTCATAGCACACATTGCAATGGCATATATATTCACATTTTGGACGTGTTATTCCCTTTACAAAGAATACAAGATTGTAATGACCAAGAGGTTGGAATTCCTAGCTGCTGAAAATCGTCGTCCAGATCAATTCACT GTCCTTGTGAGAAATGTTCCTCCAGATCCCGATGAATCAGTTAGTGAGCATGTGGAACATTTCTTTTGCGTGAATCATGCTGATACTTATCTCATGCATCAG GTTGTATATAATGCAAACAAACTAGCCAATTTGGTCGAGACAAAGAAGAGTTTGCACAATTGGCAAACTTATTATCAAACAAGATATGAGAGAAACCCAAAAGTTAGGCCAAGAACAAAG ACAGGTTTGTGGGGGCTTTGGGGGGAAAATGTGGATGCCATTGATTACTACACAGCAGAAATCGAGAAGATAAGTGAAGAA GAAGCTGCAGAAAGAGAAAAAGTCATGAGTGACCCAAATGCCATAGTTCCGGCAGCATTTGTTTCATTCAAATCTCGATGGGGAGCAGCTGTTTGTGCTCAAACACAACAATCAAGCAATCCAACTATTTGGCTGACTGAATGGGCGCCTGAGCCACGCAATGTCTACTGGGAGAATCTTGCAATACCTTATGTTGAGCTTGCTGTGAAAAGACTGCTCATGGCTGTTGCTATGTTTTTCCTCACCTTCTTTTTCATGATCCCTATAGCATTTGTTCAATCCATGGCAAGCATTGAGGGAATCGAAAAGGTTTTTCCGTTCCTCAAATCAGTAATTGAAAC ggAAAGGGTCAAATCTGTTGTTCAAGGCTTTCTTCCTGGCATTGCACTGAAGATATTCTTGATTCTTCTTCCTACAATTCTGATGGCAATGTCTAAAGTAGAAGGCCTCACGTCCTTTTCATCTCTGGACAGAAGAACAGCTGGAAAATATCATTTCTTCATAATTGTAAATATCTTCTTCGGAAGTATCATCACGGGAGCAGCGTTCGAGCAGCTCCAGAAATTTCTCAACCAGGCACCATCAGA AATCCCGAGAACAGTGGGTGTTGCCATCCCAATGAAAGCTACCTTCTTTATTACTTATATCATGGTTGATGGATGGGCCGGCATTGCTGCAGAGGTCCTTCGACTGATTCCTCTAGTTCTATTCCACCTCAAAAACACATTCATAGTCAAGACAGAAAAGGATAGGGAAGAAGCAATGGATGCTGGTGGCATCAATTTCTACATAACAGAACCTCGCATACAACTGTATTTCTTGTTGGGACTTGTATATGCAACGGTCACTCCCTTCATCCTACCTTTCATCATCGTCTTCTTTGCCTTTGCGTATCTGGTTTTCCGCCACCAG ATCATCAATGTATACGATCAGAAGTACGAGAGTGCAGCATCATTCTGGCCAGATGTACACCGTCGTGTAATCATAGGCTTGATAATATCACAACTGCTTCTAATGGGACTGCTGAGCACAAAAAGTGTTGCTAAATCAACTCCAGTTTTAATTGTACTCCCTGTCTTGACCATCTGGTTTCATATATTTTGCAAGGGGCGTTTCGAATCAGCATTTCTGAGGTTCCCACTGCAG GATGCTGTGATCAAGGACACGTTGGAGAAGGCAACAGAGCCAAACTTGGACTTGAAAGCATACCTACAGGATGCTTACACACACCCCGTATTTAAGCCCGTTGAGATCGAGAGATCGGTGTTCCACGACGAGGAGGAGAACAGTCCACTTGTCACCACCAAGAGGACTACACGTAGGgatggtggtggcggcggcggtggcggtggtaGTAAACCTGATTCTGGAAGGGTTACTCCTCAAGTTGTATTAGATTGA
- the LOC131016186 gene encoding mediator of RNA polymerase II transcription subunit 33A-like produces MAAAAGEEEESAKQRLWDGVLELTKAAQERGTDPLMWAMQLSGSLTAAGVSMPSVELAEVLVSHICWSNNHPIAWKFLEKALTIRIVPPMLILALLSTRVIPSRRRYPVAYRLYMELLKRYAFSLLSLINGPNYQKIMESINDVLQFYQIFGVQSSEPGILIVIFVFSIVWELLDASLDDEGLLELTAEKKSRWPVRSQDMDIDYLDNFDGKRMERQEALSKINTIMAVEMLGAFFCDKTTSRILYLARRNMPVHWECFIDHVRLLAAKSGSLRNSKDISPEALLQLTSAARQVLSRECKTNSQTQLHAVTASCPMSSAGQCHATVRSALWLPIDLYLEDTMDGSQVRATSAVETLTGLVKGLQALNETTWQEAFLGLWTAALRLVQRERNSSEGPVPRIDTCLCMLLSVAILAVVNIIEEDENELNSEPEQCSVSQRKNIEQVGKRRQDLISSLQRLDDFEGLLTAPPPVSLLANQAAAKAMMFLSGMSVGSGHLSGLSLNDIPLNCSGNLRHLIVEACIARNVLDTSAYMWPGYVKGRCSQIPRNIPGQVPGWSSFMKGSPLTPPMVSALVSTPATSLAELERIYEIAVSGTDDDKISAATIFCGASLTRGWSIQEHTGLLITRLLSPAVPKDFSGSESHLIGYAPFLNVILVGVSSIDCIQIFSSHGLVPQLAAALMPICEAFGSYAPTMSWSLNTGEEISSHVVFSNAFTLLLKLWRFDQPPLEHVMGDGTPVGSHLTPEYLLLVHNSQLASYESPPKNQNKTNRQSRLSYTSPVGPIFIDSFPKLKRWYRKHQECICSILSGLIPGNPVHEIVEALLNMMFRKINRGQTLASTTSGSSASSASGADDYSLRLKLPAWDILEAVPFVLDAALTACAHGRLSPRELTTGLKDLADFLPASLATIVSYFSAEVTRGLWKPAFMNGTDWPSPAANLAMVEQQIHRILAATGVDVPCLSDGGSSMLTLPLPLAALVSLTITYKLDRGSERFLNLVGPALSSLGISCPWPCMPIISSLWAQKVKRWSDFLVFSASQTVFHHNRDAIVQLLRVCFAAALGSNSSSVASKGGVGALLGHGFGSNFSGGLSAVAPGILYLRVHRAVRNIMFMIEEIVSLLMHTVKDIVNSGLPPEKMEKLKKTKFSLKYGQVSLSAAMSQVKLAASLGASLVWLTGGLGSVQALFKEILPSWFISLHGSDPNRQDSGGMGAMLAGYALAYFTVYSGIFAWGVDSALVASKRRPKVLEKHLEFVASALDGKISLGCNRATWRAYVTGYLSLMVSCTPAWLLEVDVEVLKRVSKGLKQWNEEELALAILGISGIGAMGAAAEMIVETGI; encoded by the exons atggcggcggcggcgggtgaGGAGGAGGAGTCGGCCAAGCAGAGGCTCTGGGACGGCGTGCTGGAGCTGACCAAGGCCGCGCAGGAGAGGGGCACCGATCCCCTCATGTGGGCCATGCAGCTTTCCGGAAGCCTCACCGCTGCCGGAGTTTCCATGCCCTCCGTTGAGCTGGCGGAGGTTCTCGTTTCTCATATTTGCTGGTCGAATAACCACCCAATCGCCTGGAAATTCCTCGAGAAGGCGCTTACTATTCGCATCGTCCCGCCTATGCTCATTCTTGCACTTCTCTCCACTAG GGTTATACCGAGCCGAAGGAGGTACCCAGTGGCATACAGATTGTATATGGAGCTTCTTAAGAGATATGCATTCTCATTGCTGTCTCTGATCAATGGTCCTAACTATCAGAA GATAATGGAATCTATCAATGATGTCCTCCAGTTTTACCAAATATTTGGTGTTCAATCCTCTGAACCAGGGATTCTCATTGTTATATTTGTATTCTCTATTGTATGGGAGCTACTTGATGCTTCACTTGATGATGAAGGTCTGTTAGAACTCACAGCTGAAAAGAAGTCGAGGTGGCCAGTTAGGAGTCAAGACATGGACATAGACTATCTTGATAATTTTGATGGGAAAAGAATGGAACGTCAGGAAGCATTGAGTAAGATAAATACTATTATGGCTGTTGAAATGCTTGGGGCATTTTTCTGCGACAAAACAACTTCTAGGATTCTTTACTTAGCCCGTCGAAACAT GCCAGTGCATTGGGAATGCTTCATCGATCATGTAAGACTGCTGGCTGCTAAGTCTGGTTCTCTAAGAAACTCAAAAGATATATCTCCCGAGGCACTCTTGCAGTTGACATCTGCTGCACGCCAAGTTCTGTCACGTGAATGCAAAACAAACTCACAGACACAACTTCATGCAGTGACAGCTAGTTGTCCTATGTCGTCTGCCGGCCAGTGTCATGCTACAGTTCGTTCAGCACTTTGGCTTCCGATAGATCTTTACTTAGAAGATACAATGGATGGATCACAAGTCAGAGCTACCAGTGCTGTTGAAACTCTAACTG GTTTGGTGAAGGGTCTGCAGGCTTTAAATGAGACCACTTGGCAGGAGGCATTTCTTGGTTTGTGGACTGCAGCTTTACGTCTTGTCCAGAGG GAGAGGAATTCAAGTGAGGGTCCTGTTCCTCGCATTGATACTTGTTTATGCATGTTATTGTCCGTTGCAATACTTGCAGTTGTCAATATTATTGAAGAGGATGAGAATGAGTTGAACAGTGAACCTGAACAGTGCTCCGTCAGTCAGAGAAAAAATATTGAACAGGTGGGAAAGCGCCGCCAAGACTTAATATCAAGCCTTCAGCGGTTGGATGACTTTGAAGGGTTGTTGACTGCACCACCACCTGTTAGTTTATTGGCCAATCAAGCTGCTGCAAAAGCAATGATGTTCCTTTCAGGCATGTCTGTTGGAAGTGGCCACCTTAGTGGCCTGAGTTTGAATGACATACCCTTGAATTGTT CTGGTAACCTCAGGCATCTTATTGTTGAAGCTTGCATTGCTAGAAATGTCTTGGACACATCAGCATATATGTGGCCTGGATATGTAAAAGGTCGCTGCAGCCAAATTCCTCGAAACATTCCTGGGCAAGTGCCTGGCTGGTCATCTTTCATGAAAGGGTCACCTTTAACTCCTCCGATGGTCAGTGCGTTGGTGTCAACTCCAGCAActag CTTAGCAGAGTTAGAGCGAATATATGAGATTGCTGTCAGTGGCACAGATGATGACAAGATTTCCGCTGCTACAATATTCTGTGGGGCTTCCCTTACTCGTGGTTGGAGCATACAG GAACATACAGGCCTTCTAATCACAAGATTGCTCTCGCCTGCTGTCCCTAAAGATTTTTCTGGAAGTGAAAGCCATTTGATAGGTTATGCTCCATTTTTGAATGTTATTCTTGTCGGAGTATCATCTATTGATTGCATTCAGATTTTTTCCTCGCATGGCTTG GTTCCTCAACTTGCTGCTGCATTGATGCCGATTTGTGAGGCCTTCGGTTCCTATGCACCCACTATGTCATGGAGTCTTAACACGGGGGAGGAAATTTCTTCTCATGTTGTATTTTCAAATGCATTTACTCTGCTGCTGAAGTTATGGAGATTTGATCAGCCGCCTCTGGAACATGTAATGGGAGATGGTACTCCAGTAGGATCTCATTTAACCCCAGAATACCTCCTATTGGTGCATAATTCCCAGTTAGCTTCATATGAGAGTCCAccgaaaaatcaaaataaaacaaatagaCAATCAAGATTATCATACACATCTCCGGTAGGACCCATATTTATAGATTCTTTTCCAAAATTGAAGCGGTGGTACAGGAAGCACCAGGAATGTATTTGTTCTATTCTTTCTGGTCTAATACCGGGAAATCCTGTTCACGAGATTGTGGAGGCTCTCCTAAACATGATGTTTAGAAAAATTAACAGAGGTCAAACTCTGGCTTCTACAACTTCTGGAAGCAGCGCCTCGTCTGCATCTGGAGCTGAtgattactctctccgtcttaAGCTACCTGCTTGGGATATTCTAGAGGCTGTTCCTTTTGTCCTTGATGCTGCCCTTACAGCCTGTGCACATGGAAGACTATCGCCTCGTGAATTGACCACAG GGCTCAAAGATCTTGCTGATTTTCTTCCTGCTTCTTTGGCCACTATTGTAAGTTACTTTTCAGCAGAAGTGACTCGGGGTCTTTGGAAGCCCGCTTTTATGAATGGAACTGACTGGCCGAGCCCTGCTGCAAATTTAGCCATGGTTGAACAACAGATACATAGAATATTGGCTGCCACTGGTGTCGATGTCCCATGTCTTTCGGACG GGGGAAGCTCTATGCTCACACTTCCGTTACCCTTGGCAGCTCTGGTGAGCCTCACTATTACATATAAACTGGACAGAGGTTCTGAGCGTTTTCTAAATTTGGTTGGTCCAGCCTTAAGTAGTCTTGGCATAAGTTGCCCGTGGCCATGTATGCCAATAATATCTTCTTTATGGGCTCAAAAAGTAAAACGGTGGAGTGACTTTCTCGTGTTCTCGGCATCCCAAACTGTGTTCCATCACAATCGTGATGCCATAGTTCAACTCCTCAGAGTCTGTTTCGCAGCAGCTCTTGGTTCAAACTCTTCCTCCGTTGCAAGCAAGGGTGGCGTGGGTGCTCTTCTGGGCCACGGCTTTGGTTCCAACTTTTCTGGAGGCCTTTCTGCTGTTGCCCCGGGTATACTCTACTTAAGAGTTCACCGAGCTGTCAGAAATATAATGTTTATGATCGAAGAAATCGTCTCTCTCCTAATGCACACCGTTAAAGATATTGTGAACAGCGGGTTACCCccagagaaaatggagaagctgaAGAAGACAAAATTCAGTTTGAAGTATGGCCAGGTTTCGCTCTCTGCTGCAATGAGTCAGGTGAAGCTTGCAGCTTCACTGGGGGCTTCCTTAGTTTGGCTTACCGGTGGATTAGGTTCGGTGCAGGCGCTATTCAAAGAGATACTACCGTCGTGGTTCATATCCCTTCACGGATCCGACCCCAACCGACAGGATTCAGGTGGCATGGGCGCGATGCTGGCTGGGTACGCCCTTGCCTACTTCACCGTATATTCCGGGATATTTGCGTGGGGAGTGGACTCGGCATTAGTTGCATCCAAACGACGGCCCAAGGTTCTTGAGAAGCACTTGGAGTTTGTTGCGAGCGCCCTTGATGGGAAGATATCGCTGGGCTGTAACAGGGCCACGTGGAGGGCATACGTGACGGGGTATCTGAGTTTGATGGTGAGCTGTACGCCCGCGTGGTTGCTGGAAGTCGATGTGGAAGTTCTGAAGAGAGTGAGTAAGGGGCTGAAGCAATGGAATGAGGAGGAACTGGCTTTGGCTATTCTTGGAATAAGTGGGATTGGTGCAATGGGTGCTGCTGCAGAAATGATCGTAGAAACTGGAATCTGA
- the LOC131016188 gene encoding protein PALE CRESS, chloroplastic — MEAKTLQLLSSFSNSWASPVSRFPTAFPTHSCLKLIQRCKKIEEQDYLAGLPKEYYDDEWQARQREKTKEFQKRRAEEDEEEERKVDEYREIGLRLKNYRDEDLRKAKKLVSSFIRSAEEVEERIVEAAEKGELTELVLLVIWNRLDLARRDEEKDAIRSLDLLYRRVECEMLAREASPAMRLLNEMLNMHDGFDEDGWLKACKKLMMETFPREDPFSILVPAGFDIHKHHGPMRPGIEADDVLLRVDFVREVDAFLQEVRSQQEEAMNTRALDPESVGSRLKWQEKQRAVNQVLALLELAVNLTC, encoded by the exons ATGGAGGCAAAAACATTACAGCTGCTATCAAGTTTCAGTAATTCGTGGGCATCGCCCGTTTCGAGATTTCCGACCGCTTTCCCAACACACTCTTGTTTGAAGC TTATACAGAGATGCAAGAAGATAGAAGAGCAGGACTACTTAGCTGGCCTTCCAAAAGAATACTACGATGAT GAATGGCAAGCGAGGCAGCGGGAAAAGACCAAGGAGTTTCAGAAGAGGCGGGCAGAGGAGGAtgaggaagaagagagaaaggtTGATGAATACCGCGAAATCGGCTTGCGCCTCAAGAATTATCGCGACGAAGACCTTCGAAAAGCCAAGAAATTGGTTTCCAGCTTCATAAGATCTGCTGAAGAGGTCGAAGAG AGAATTGTGGAAGCTGCTGAGAAAGGTGAACTCACTGAACTGGTTCTTTTGGTCATATGGAATCGCCTTGATCTTGCTCGACGTGAT GAAGAAAAAGATGCGATTAGAAGTCTTGATCTGTTGTACAGGAGGGTAGAG TGTGAGATGTTGGCGCGGGAGGCGAGTCCAGCGATGAGATTGCTGAACGAGATGTTGAATATGCACGACGGATTTGATGAGGATGGGTGGCTCAAGGCATGCAAGAAGCTCATGATGGAAACATTTCCTAGAGAGGATCCTTTCAGCATCCTCGTACCTGCTGGATTCGACATTCATAAG CATCACGGCCCAATGAGGCCCGGCATTGAGGCCGATGATGTTCTCCTGAGGGTCGATTTCGTGAGAGAAGTGGATGCGTTTCTGCAGGAGGTGCGATCGCAGCAAGAAGAAGCCATGAATACGCGAGCTCTGGATCCGGAATCAGTTGGAAGCAGGTTGAAATGGCAGGAGAAACAACGAGCTGTTAATCAAGTCTTAGCTCTTTTGGAGCTCGCCGTTAATTTGACATGCTAG